The Telopea speciosissima isolate NSW1024214 ecotype Mountain lineage chromosome 11, Tspe_v1, whole genome shotgun sequence genome includes the window GAAAGCAACAATCCCACATTAAATATAAGTAATTGACATCAAGTATACCCCTTCTAAGACATCCGATAAACCGAGGGCTTATAACTTATGACCACTTGATGGCTGCCTGATGAGCTGAGAGTTGAAAGTTAAGATCTTACTCTTAGCAATGCTAATAAGCTATGTTGCTTTGGCTACACAAGTGGACTCCTTGAACTCTGTCTGCCCAAGATGAGATATTGTTTGTTATTATTCTTTGAGAATTAAAATAATGTCTCTTACTTAAGAAAATCACCCACATAAGAGCTGACGTGATAATCAACTATACTATGACACCCATTATTTAGTATTTACTGACCCATTGCTCACATAGTAGAGATTGTGGCCAAGCAGTCATTATCCATGGCAACCAATTTCTTATTGAAGAGGTCTAGGCCAAATGTCAACGATCAAACACGTCATGAACAACTCTCTTTTTAAGTATGGAAAAATGCCTAAGGAATACAGTATGCTACATTTCATGCCGGCATTCATTTTCCCAAACTAATGGCTAAGCTCTAAAATGGTATGGGTTGGGCTGCTGatggcatggtttgaggtatggattggatcggccgatattgactagatcggattggtatcggtcgAGGCCAATCCTGAGATTTGAccgatacaacaaggtttgactggatcgttGATTGGATTGCCCAACTCGGTTGGATCGGTCGATCTAATTCGATCCTTGGTCGATCCaactaaatatatatatatatatatatatatatatatatatatatatatatatatatatatatattttttattttttttttcaaagtttttatatatatttttttagttttatattatcttgaccgataCCGATCGAAACCAACCAATTTTGACTAATCCAATCCATATAATATCAGCCGATCCAATCCcgagatcacaacacccaccaactctggccgatacatgacccgatccataaaaaaacgatTTTGGGGAGGTTTTTTTATTGATCCTGACCGATTTGGACCGATCCGATCCTGATCCAAAAAGAATTCAGACATGACTGATCCCaagtccgatacctggattttgaacttTGGCTGATGGACCCTTAGGGGTGGTGGTCCACTCCTTAGTCTACCACGCACCTAGACATTGTAGTGACTCATTCTGGACCTGGCTCAGATCTCATAACACATCATGTACAGAGTCATTGGGTAGCTTTAGCATTTTGGTCCATGGCCCGCTCGGCTTGTAAAGATCTTAGCCTGAAAGGCATAAAATCTTTCATTGCATCTTAAAGGTTAAAGGGGATAGGCTTCTTTTACCCAcggaaagaaaatggaaagagCTTTCCTTCACCATGGGGAAAAGGAAATAGAATCTCATCTAGGGTTATTATTGCTTCCCCTTTTGTACGAAGTCGATAATGCCCTCTATTTCTGATGCCCATCCCAAAACACACACCAATTGGTGAAGGAATTCCTACTTTGCCACGGTTGAAGAGAAAGTGTCTTCAAAGAAACTAATTTTCCCTCGTCTCTTTTAGATTTCAACACACTTGTGATATGATggaacttaaaaagaaaaaggaagaataataaagaaaaagaaaaaaaaaaatcaaaaaatatgATGACACCAAGGACCTTTATTCGAGCCAGTACAGCAGTGGCTGCTGTACGCATTGTATGGCGCAGCAGCAGCCATGTCTGCACAGTGAGGTCCCCCATACACACATGATTGCTGCTGCACCGCACTATGTGTACAACAATGCTGCCTGCCTCTTGATCATTAGAGGGATATCTTCCTTGGATCTTCAACCATGGAGATTGGCTTCTCCTCTATGACTCTTTCTCCGTTTAGTAGGGACAGAGACCCAGGGTCTCCACGACGGGTGATGAGCTGGCAGAGAATGGAGTGGTGAGACATTCTTTGTATTCGGGAACCCCTTGCATGACCCATTGATGAACAAATAAGAGTGCTAGGGCAAGTAGGGCAAGTAGGGCAAGAACAATGATAGGAACCATAGGTTAGGTAATTGTACAACCAGGAAAGGTTCAGTGTAGGGTATCACCCTTTTAGAGACAACTCAGAAAGGTACCCAAACTAAAGTGGAGGTAATGATATCATACTAAAACTACAGTATCCACCAGCAAAGGAAACAGATATGATCCATGCAAGTGACTGCAATGATACTAAACAAAAGGTTCATGGAATTTTCAAGATCTATAGATGCAGTTTTATCGTTGTACatggaaaaaccctaaatgtcAAGAATATACTAATTCCAGGACCGATCCATTCCAACCCAATTCCATTTCGATCCCGATCCCGATTCTGTGTTTTGAATTCCTGTACAAAAGGAATCTCAATTTATTTGAATTGCTGTTATTAATCTGAAGTCTCAAGGGATTAACTGTTTTAACAATATATTCAACAGTTTGGCTTTAAATCAGTCATGGATCTATTGAATCACAGTTTAATTCAGAGGACCAACCACTGTGCAATACAGGGTAGCATCTCAAAGCTTGGAAGTATTTGTTTCCTAGAAAAGATATCACAAAAAGCTTTGAGGGAGCATATAATCGTAATCTACCTCTAAATAAATTAGAATCTACTAACATATTACTTTACTAGTTCATTATGTGCTGTTCTTTGATGTTCTCTTGTACCCAACAGGAAAGTGGGTCATTTTAATCTACCAATGAAATCTGAAAAAAGTAAACTTGAGACCTGTCTGGTGGGAGCTAAAGAGAAAATATGTAAATTGCAAAGTGCAGtgcatttttaaatttaaatctgtcttcctCACTGGGATAGTTCAGACAAGAACTAAATCAAAAAATTACTGAGTTAATCATATTATTTGTCATGGAATCTGGAAAATTCTCATTTTGAGATGAAAAAACTTCTTGCTCCATTCAGTAGACAGTCAGAATGAAAAATTGAATGGCTTCCATAACCTTCTGTGAAGGGATTTTCATTAAGAATCTCACTAGTGCTTCACTAAATTCAATGACTGTAGTGAAGAACTAATTATGGGGCAATCAAACAGAACATACGAGGACTAGTAGCATCACTAGCATGGGACAGGTTAATGTTTTGCTAGCCAACAAAATGCATAAAATTAATAGTGGTCTCTGGTATTTGAACCCTTTCCAGTTTAGCTAGTAGTGTTGGGTGTTTATGTCTCCTGTCTTCCAGGTTTCTATGTTTTACAACTCATCTATTAAACTTATCTTGTCTCTGATACAATTGTAACTAGAACTCCATTTGTTTTCAGTTAAAATCTGTATAAAAGGAATATCTAAAGGCAAATTTAGTACAAAAAAGTGAATttgaatattttcattttacatGGCTTTTACTTGGAAACAAAATTGAGCCTAatccaaaaaaacataaaattcaaCTCTTCGATtcaacaaaaaattattttattaaacatAAAAACTTTTAATGTTCTAACTCAACATTTAGAATGAGAGCTGGACCTCAAAAAGGAaacatgaaaaaagaaaaagacagatTTTGTGCACCTATGTACCTCTTCGAAGATGACTGTTTACTCCACTGAGAACTCAAACAACATGGTGTTTTTATATTTCTCAGTTGATTGAATAACAATAGAAGGAAAGTTTGGCTGGTTAATAGCATTAGGGAATCCCTGCGTCTCCAAACAAAGCCCTGAATGCTTTCCATAAACTGCTCCACTTTTACCAACAACACCATTAACATAGTTCCCAGTATAAAACTGCACACCAGGGGCATCAGTCCATAAGTTCAAAACCCTTGAGCTCGAGGAATCTTTCACTTTAGCAGCATGTTTCAAGCCTGATTTCTCTTCACCACAGTCGAGCACATAATTGTGATCATAACCCAAGCCAGGAACCTCATGGATCGAGACACCAATCTTCTTTTCTGTTGTGAAATCAAAGGGAGTACCTTTAACAGGAATGATTTCACCTGTGGGGATTGTGTTTTCATCAACAGGGGTAATGTGATTTGCCCAAATCTGAACCACATGCTCAAGAACATTCCCAGAGCTGTGACCAGCCAAATTCCAGTAGGTATGCTGAGCTAAGTTAATTGGAGTAGCCTTGTTCTTGGGCACAGCTTCCATTTCAAGCTTCATTGTTGTGATCGAAGTAAGCGTGTAAGTTGCAGTTACTATAACATCACCTGGGTAACCTGGTTTGAGGAACAACTGAGAATTCAGTCTACAGAGATGATTAAGAGCATGAAAATATTAAGGATATACCTTCCTCCCCATCATGACTATGATATTTGAACATAATTGATGGGGTTTTCCCTTCTTTACGATCAACTACGTCCCACACCACCTTATCGAACCCCTTGTTCCCACCTGAATAGAAGAATAAAAGACACTAAATACAAACAGTGGCAAATACAACTTGAGAACAGAGTTCCTCAAAAAGTTTTAATGCACTGTTTATAACAAACAACATGAGAAAAATGTAATTCTGACACTACTTTGCTAAGCATGGAAGTAGATTCTAGCCTAATTTTAGATACAAACAATAAAGTAGGAACATACCTTATATTCAAAATTCAAGGAAAATGGTACAGTTCATGAAACATCATAGTTACTTTAATTCCTCCAAATAGAAACATCCCTGATTTCTTAATACAACAAATTCAAAACTCTAACACATGAAAGCAAAATTAGAAGGTGACTTCTTGATTTTATTTACTCATTGCAATTTGCGATTAAAGCaacaaattaaaatgtgatCAATTTATCAATGGCACAAAGTAATACCCAGAAAATGAGAAGGGAATCCAAttatgcttttgtttttttttttttttggaggagaaaagaaaatttctggATGTTTGTGGTCCATTAATAAGTCCAAAGTGTTGCTAACTCCAGAGTGTTCAATGGAGAATCCACCCTTTccatcccctcccccccccccccctttcccacCTTCAACTTTCACCCATTTGACCATACACCTAGAAGGCATCTCATAGTTCATGCATCATTCATAGGAATTCTCATCAAGACATAACCGGGAGAAGAAAAACAAGGTGCATAATTATGCTTTACGATTCGATCATTATGCTGGGAGAAACATATTTCTACGTTTTTGCAACAATATAGCACTTTTATGCCAATATATTTGCTTACTTTGTAGTTGTTGGATTTCCAGAATCAAAATCACATTGCAGAATGCATTACCAGGTGGATAGTTTATAAAAGACATGGAAACAGCAGGAGAAACAACAAATTCTGTCTTCCCATACATATCAAACAATAAACAAGGATTTTTACACTTGTTCATCAAAAGCTGTTATCACCCAGATATTTTCTTACTTGGATTGTAGACTAGACAAGCCCTACTGGATTCTCATGATGAAACCAGGTTgcaaaattaagagaagaatttATTAAAGACATGGAACCACGGAAGCAGGAGCAAATTCAGTTTTTGCATCTCTATTTGACAATTCATTAGGGTTTTACATTTGATCATTAAGAGTT containing:
- the LOC122645752 gene encoding galactose mutarotase-like, which encodes MAKQGKPELFELNNGTMRVRVSNYGATITSLFVPNKQGHLDDVVLGFDSLEPYLKGEAPYFGCIVGRVANRIKDGKFNLNGVEYTLPLNNPPNSLHGGNKGFDKVVWDVVDRKEGKTPSIMFKYHSHDGEEGYPGDVIVTATYTLTSITTMKLEMEAVPKNKATPINLAQHTYWNLAGHSSGNVLEHVVQIWANHITPVDENTIPTGEIIPVKGTPFDFTTEKKIGVSIHEVPGLGYDHNYVLDCGEEKSGLKHAAKVKDSSSSRVLNLWTDAPGVQFYTGNYVNGVVGKSGAVYGKHSGLCLETQGFPNAINQPNFPSIVIQSTEKYKNTMLFEFSVE